From the Gallaecimonas kandeliae genome, one window contains:
- the cydB gene encoding cytochrome d ubiquinol oxidase subunit II has translation MMDYEVLKLIWWALIGVLLIGFAVTAGFDMGAGALLPFVGKTDTERRIAINTLGPHWDGNQVWFITAGGAIFAAWPVVYSVAFSGFYWALLLVLFALFFRPVGFEYRSKVKDPRWRNAWDWGIFAGSAVPALVFGVAFGNLLQGVPFKLDNLMYSTYTGNFFQLLNPFGILCGLVSVAMLVLHGGNYLQMRAAGAVGQRARTASVIAGLVMVACFVLAGLWLNFGIDGYVIDRIGDTNSALNILNKSVSVKSGAWMANYDKVPLLWIAPLLGIVAGLLSVLLAAKGRPGWAFLFSALACAGIIFTAGGSMFPFVMPSSLVPDHSLTLWDVVSSYKTMSIMFGVACVFVPIVLGYTFWCYYKLWGKVDSQHIEQNSVGSY, from the coding sequence ATCATGGATTACGAAGTCCTCAAACTCATCTGGTGGGCGCTCATCGGGGTGCTGCTGATCGGCTTTGCCGTCACCGCCGGTTTCGACATGGGCGCCGGGGCCTTGCTGCCCTTCGTCGGTAAGACCGACACCGAGCGGCGCATCGCCATCAACACCCTGGGCCCCCACTGGGACGGTAACCAGGTCTGGTTCATCACCGCCGGCGGCGCCATCTTCGCCGCCTGGCCGGTGGTCTACTCCGTGGCCTTCTCCGGCTTCTACTGGGCGCTGCTGCTGGTGCTGTTCGCGCTCTTCTTCCGCCCGGTCGGCTTCGAGTACCGCTCCAAGGTCAAGGACCCGCGCTGGCGCAACGCCTGGGACTGGGGCATCTTCGCCGGCTCCGCCGTGCCGGCCCTGGTGTTCGGTGTGGCCTTCGGCAACCTGCTGCAAGGGGTCCCCTTCAAGCTGGATAACCTGATGTACTCCACCTACACCGGCAACTTCTTCCAGCTGCTCAACCCCTTCGGCATCCTCTGCGGATTGGTGAGCGTCGCCATGCTGGTGCTGCACGGTGGCAACTACCTGCAGATGCGTGCCGCCGGCGCCGTCGGCCAGCGGGCCAGGACAGCGTCTGTCATTGCCGGCCTGGTGATGGTGGCCTGCTTCGTGCTGGCCGGGCTCTGGCTCAACTTCGGCATCGACGGCTATGTCATCGACCGCATCGGCGACACCAACAGCGCCCTCAACATCCTCAACAAGAGCGTCTCGGTCAAAAGCGGTGCCTGGATGGCCAACTACGACAAGGTGCCGCTGCTGTGGATTGCGCCCTTGCTGGGCATAGTGGCTGGGCTTTTGAGCGTACTGCTGGCCGCCAAGGGCCGCCCCGGCTGGGCCTTCCTGTTCAGCGCCCTGGCCTGTGCCGGCATCATCTTCACCGCCGGCGGCAGCATGTTCCCTTTCGTGATGCCCTCCAGCCTGGTGCCTGACCACAGCCTGACCCTGTGGGACGTGGTATCCAGCTACAAGACCATGAGCATCATGTTTGGCGTGGCCTGCGTCTTTGTGCCCATAGTGCTGGGTTACACCTTTTGGTGTTACTACAAGCTCTGGGGCAAGGTGGACAGCCAGCACATCGAACAGAATTCCGTCGGCAGCTATTAA
- the cydP gene encoding cytochrome oxidase putative small subunit CydP — translation MGIRNPSLKKEILAILVVKLALIVTIKVLYFSAPADQGAAAIEQQFLSAKPSTSKEADNDR, via the coding sequence ATGGGCATAAGAAACCCTTCCCTGAAAAAAGAAATCCTGGCCATCCTGGTCGTCAAGCTGGCGCTGATCGTCACCATCAAGGTGCTCTATTTCAGCGCCCCGGCCGATCAGGGAGCCGCTGCCATCGAACAACAATTCCTAAGCGCTAAGCCTTCAACATCCAAGGAGGCCGATAATGATCGGTGA
- a CDS encoding 2-isopropylmalate synthase, whose translation MSDKIIIFDTTLRDGEQSPGCAMSLAQKKRMAKALAALGVDVIEAGFAAASPDDFKAVASIAQEVKGPTICALARCHDNDIREAGRALEGAEKKRIHVFIATSPLHREHKLKMSKAQVIERAVAGVRLARTFCDDVEFSCEDATRTEPDFLAQVVEAAIEAGATTINIPDTVGYTTPTEMFDCIRRLKTQVPNIDQAILSTHCHNDLGLAVANSLAAVEAGARQVECTLNGIGERAGNCALEEVVMAIKTRANHFGINTAIRTEQLLPSSRLLSAITGSVVPRNKAIIGDNAFAHASGIHQHGMLSHPETYEIMKPQSIGRVDTSLVLGKHSGRHALVDKITELGFDATAEDMDRIFADFKALADRKKHISDADIEALVVGQASTGPWQLAQMQVTSGTGDSIASAAVVLLGPDGSEYREAATGDGPVDAAFRAIERATGMEVHLEGLSVNSISEGIDAQGEAQVRVRFAGQAIHGRGISTDIVAASVSAFMDVINRISRQMAKAS comes from the coding sequence ATGTCAGACAAGATCATCATCTTCGACACCACCTTAAGGGACGGCGAGCAATCCCCCGGCTGCGCCATGAGCCTGGCCCAGAAAAAGCGCATGGCCAAGGCCCTGGCCGCCCTGGGGGTGGACGTCATCGAGGCGGGCTTCGCCGCCGCCAGCCCGGACGATTTCAAGGCCGTGGCCAGCATCGCCCAGGAAGTGAAGGGCCCCACCATCTGCGCCCTGGCCCGCTGCCATGACAACGACATCCGTGAAGCCGGCCGCGCCCTGGAAGGAGCCGAGAAGAAGCGCATCCACGTCTTCATCGCCACCAGCCCCTTGCACCGGGAGCACAAGCTGAAGATGAGCAAGGCCCAGGTGATCGAAAGGGCCGTGGCCGGAGTACGCCTGGCCAGGACCTTCTGTGACGACGTGGAATTCTCCTGCGAAGACGCCACCCGCACCGAGCCCGACTTCCTGGCCCAGGTGGTGGAGGCGGCCATCGAGGCCGGCGCCACCACCATCAACATCCCCGACACCGTCGGCTACACCACCCCCACCGAGATGTTCGACTGCATCCGCCGCCTCAAGACCCAGGTGCCCAACATCGACCAGGCCATCCTCTCCACCCACTGCCACAACGACCTGGGCCTGGCCGTGGCCAACAGCCTGGCCGCCGTGGAAGCGGGCGCCCGCCAGGTGGAATGCACCCTGAACGGCATCGGCGAGCGGGCCGGCAACTGCGCCCTGGAAGAAGTGGTGATGGCCATCAAGACCCGCGCCAACCACTTCGGCATCAATACCGCCATTCGCACCGAGCAACTGCTGCCAAGCTCCCGGCTGCTGTCGGCCATCACAGGCTCAGTGGTGCCCCGCAACAAGGCCATCATCGGCGACAACGCCTTCGCCCACGCCTCCGGTATCCACCAGCACGGCATGCTGAGCCACCCCGAGACCTACGAGATCATGAAGCCCCAGTCCATAGGCCGGGTCGACACCAGCCTGGTGCTGGGCAAGCACTCGGGCCGCCACGCCCTGGTGGACAAGATAACGGAGCTGGGCTTTGACGCCACCGCCGAGGACATGGACCGCATTTTTGCCGACTTCAAAGCACTGGCCGATCGCAAGAAGCACATCAGCGACGCCGACATCGAAGCCCTGGTGGTGGGCCAGGCCAGCACAGGCCCCTGGCAGCTGGCCCAGATGCAGGTCACCTCAGGCACGGGCGACAGCATCGCCTCGGCCGCCGTGGTGCTGCTGGGCCCGGACGGCAGCGAATACCGGGAAGCGGCCACCGGCGACGGCCCTGTGGACGCGGCCTTTCGCGCCATAGAGCGGGCCACCGGCATGGAGGTGCATCTCGAGGGCCTGTCCGTCAATTCCATCTCCGAGGGCATAGACGCCCAGGGCGAGGCCCAGGTGCGGGTGCGCTTTGCCGGCCAGGCTATCCACGGCCGAGGCATCTCCACCGACATCGTCGCCGCCAGCGTCAGCGCCTTCATGGACGTCATCAACCGCATCAGCCGCCAAATGGCCAAGGCCAGCTAG
- the cydX gene encoding cytochrome bd-I oxidase subunit CydX, with amino-acid sequence MWYFAWILGVLLACAFGILNAMWLEVVEYSKEEKGRN; translated from the coding sequence ATGTGGTATTTCGCTTGGATCCTGGGAGTGCTGCTGGCCTGTGCCTTCGGTATCCTCAACGCCATGTGGCTGGAAGTGGTCGAGTACAGCAAGGAGGAGAAGGGCCGGAACTAG
- a CDS encoding cytochrome ubiquinol oxidase subunit I has translation MIGDEVVDLSRLQFAITALYHFLFVPLTLGLSFMLAIMESVYVMTGKQIYKDMVKFWGKLFGINFALGVTTGLTMEFQFGTNWAYYSHYVGDIFGAPLAIEGLMAFFLESTFIGLFFFGWDRLNKVQHLAVTWLVALGSNLSALWILIANGWMQNPVGADFNFETMRMEMSSFSDLIFNPVAQVKFVHTVSAGYVTGAVFVLAVSSYFLLKGRDIPFAKRSFAIASSFGLAAVLSVILLGDESGYEVGDVQKAKLAAIEAEWETQAPPADFTLFGFPNQETQHTDYAVKIPYLLGIIATRSIDEPVVGIKELKKEHEQRIRNGILAYGELEKLKNGEDTPANRARFNELKQDLGYGLLVKRFAPKVVDATDADIKKAVDSSIPKVAPMFWTFRIMVGLGMLMLLLFALAFYESARHRIGKKRWLLKFALLALPAPWISCEVGWFVAEYGRQPWSIAEVLPTHLSVSTLTKGDVMGSIAGFVFFYTVLLIAEMYLMIRYARRGPSVLETGRYHFETKAQEA, from the coding sequence ATGATCGGTGATGAAGTCGTTGATTTGTCGCGGCTGCAATTTGCAATAACCGCCCTTTACCATTTCCTGTTCGTGCCCTTGACCCTGGGCCTGTCCTTTATGCTGGCGATCATGGAATCGGTCTATGTGATGACCGGTAAACAGATCTACAAGGACATGGTCAAATTCTGGGGCAAACTGTTCGGGATCAACTTCGCCCTGGGGGTCACCACTGGCCTCACCATGGAGTTCCAGTTCGGCACCAACTGGGCCTACTACTCCCACTACGTGGGGGACATCTTCGGTGCGCCCCTGGCCATCGAGGGCCTGATGGCCTTCTTCCTGGAATCCACCTTCATCGGCCTCTTCTTCTTCGGTTGGGACCGCCTCAACAAGGTGCAGCACCTGGCGGTGACCTGGCTGGTGGCCCTGGGCTCCAACCTGTCGGCGCTGTGGATCCTCATCGCCAACGGCTGGATGCAGAACCCGGTGGGCGCCGATTTCAACTTCGAGACCATGCGCATGGAGATGAGCTCTTTCAGTGACCTCATTTTCAACCCCGTCGCCCAGGTCAAGTTCGTGCACACCGTCTCAGCAGGCTACGTGACCGGCGCCGTCTTCGTGTTGGCGGTGTCCAGCTACTTCCTGCTCAAGGGCCGCGACATCCCCTTCGCCAAACGCTCCTTCGCCATCGCCTCCAGCTTCGGCCTGGCCGCCGTGCTGTCCGTGATACTGCTGGGTGACGAATCCGGCTACGAGGTGGGCGACGTGCAGAAGGCCAAGTTGGCCGCCATCGAAGCCGAATGGGAAACCCAGGCGCCGCCGGCGGACTTCACCCTGTTCGGCTTCCCCAACCAGGAAACCCAGCACACCGACTACGCCGTCAAGATCCCCTACCTGCTGGGCATCATCGCCACCCGCTCCATCGACGAGCCCGTGGTGGGCATCAAGGAGCTGAAGAAGGAGCACGAGCAGCGCATCCGTAACGGCATCCTGGCCTACGGCGAGCTGGAGAAGCTCAAGAACGGCGAAGACACCCCCGCCAACCGGGCCCGTTTCAACGAGCTGAAGCAGGATCTGGGCTATGGCCTGCTGGTCAAGCGCTTCGCCCCCAAGGTGGTGGACGCCACAGACGCGGATATCAAAAAGGCCGTGGACAGCTCCATTCCCAAGGTGGCGCCCATGTTCTGGACCTTCCGCATCATGGTGGGCCTGGGCATGCTGATGCTGCTGCTGTTCGCCCTGGCCTTCTACGAGAGCGCCCGTCACCGCATCGGCAAGAAGCGCTGGCTGCTCAAGTTCGCCCTGCTCGCCCTGCCGGCCCCCTGGATCAGCTGTGAGGTGGGTTGGTTCGTGGCCGAATACGGCCGCCAGCCCTGGTCCATCGCCGAAGTGCTGCCCACCCATCTGTCGGTGTCCACCCTGACCAAGGGTGACGTCATGGGCAGCATCGCCGGCTTCGTCTTCTTCTACACTGTGCTGCTCATCGCCGAGATGTACCTGATGATCCGCTATGCCCGCCGTGGCCCCAGCGTGTTGGAGACAGGCCGCTACCACTTCGAAACCAAGGCGCAGGAGGCCTGA
- the leuD gene encoding 3-isopropylmalate dehydratase small subunit, whose translation MKIASKTLVIRQDNIDTDQIIPARFLTTTSREGLGQHAFADWRYKGGEKTDSILNSDHGCTVLVAGTNFGCGSSREHAPWALTDYGFKAVISSQIADIFRGNALKNGLVPIEVSPEQHRYLLEHPGTQVNIDVAEASIELDNGETWRFELDPFSRHCLVQGVDQLGYLLNLDRQIRRFEEGRP comes from the coding sequence ATGAAAATCGCATCCAAGACCCTGGTGATCCGCCAGGACAACATCGACACCGACCAGATAATACCGGCCCGCTTCCTGACCACCACCAGCAGGGAGGGCTTGGGCCAGCACGCCTTCGCCGACTGGCGCTATAAGGGCGGGGAAAAGACAGACTCCATCCTTAACAGCGACCACGGCTGCACTGTACTGGTGGCAGGCACCAACTTCGGCTGCGGCTCTTCCCGCGAGCACGCCCCCTGGGCGCTGACCGACTACGGCTTCAAGGCGGTGATATCAAGCCAAATCGCCGACATCTTCCGTGGCAACGCCCTCAAGAACGGCCTGGTGCCCATAGAGGTCAGCCCCGAGCAGCACCGCTACCTGCTGGAACACCCGGGCACCCAGGTCAACATCGACGTCGCAGAGGCCAGTATCGAACTGGATAACGGCGAGACCTGGCGCTTCGAGCTGGACCCCTTCAGCCGCCACTGCCTGGTGCAAGGGGTGGATCAGCTGGGGTATCTCCTGAACCTGGACAGGCAAATTCGCCGCTTCGAGGAGGGCCGCCCGTGA
- a CDS encoding TorF family putative porin gives MKKTITAALLASSFAIGAQAADVSATLTGASDYLFNGYSQTSENPAIQGSLDAAFDNGFYVGTWASNVDFGPGDKAQAEWDFYGGYSADFADGWNYDIGINQYTYVGKSSYNYPEAYASITAPTHTKFKVWYTWEQAGIKKLHHSYMQLHQSYSLDDHWGLEAAYTYNKALSGPGSNDYWAGKDHYSNWLIGATASFGGFDFALNWQDTDIKGVPEADGRVYFSVSRSFDL, from the coding sequence ATGAAAAAGACCATCACCGCCGCACTGCTCGCCAGCAGCTTCGCCATCGGCGCCCAGGCCGCCGACGTCTCCGCGACCCTGACCGGCGCCAGCGACTACCTCTTCAACGGCTACAGCCAGACCAGCGAGAACCCGGCCATTCAGGGCAGCCTGGACGCGGCCTTCGACAACGGCTTCTACGTGGGTACCTGGGCCTCCAACGTCGACTTCGGCCCAGGTGACAAGGCCCAGGCCGAGTGGGACTTCTACGGTGGCTACAGCGCGGATTTCGCCGACGGCTGGAACTACGACATCGGCATCAACCAGTACACCTATGTGGGCAAGTCCAGCTACAACTACCCGGAAGCCTATGCCTCCATCACGGCCCCCACCCATACCAAGTTCAAGGTCTGGTACACCTGGGAGCAGGCCGGCATCAAGAAGCTGCACCACAGCTACATGCAGCTGCACCAGAGCTATAGCCTCGACGACCACTGGGGCCTGGAAGCGGCCTACACCTACAACAAGGCCCTGTCCGGCCCCGGCTCCAACGACTACTGGGCCGGCAAGGACCACTACAGCAACTGGCTGATTGGCGCCACCGCCAGCTTTGGCGGTTTCGACTTCGCCCTCAACTGGCAGGACACCGACATCAAGGGTGTACCTGAGGCAGACGGCCGGGTCTATTTCTCGGTTTCCCGCAGCTTCGATCTCTGA
- a CDS encoding NADH:flavin oxidoreductase/NADH oxidase, protein MSQLFTPLQLGPLALPNRIVIAPMCQYSAEEGRAGDWHLMHLGNLAQSGAGLLILEAAAVEPRGRITHADLGLWDDQTEAALGQVLTSVRRYSDMPLGIQLAHAGRKASTQRPWDGGAALAPDAEHGWQTVSASELPFAEGQPAPLSLDQAGIDGIVTAFAEAARRAERIGLELIEIHAAHGYLLHQFLSPLSNRRSDQYGGDLQNRMRLLLAVFDAVRGAVSGKVAVGVRISATDWVEGGWDLEQSIELAKVLDERGCDFIHVSSGGLSPIQQIPVGPNYQVPQAQAIKAQVKMPVIAVGLITEPAQAEAILQEGRADAVALARGILFDPRWPWHAAAALGAKVKVAPQYQRAEPHGARGLFDSE, encoded by the coding sequence TTGAGCCAACTCTTCACCCCCTTGCAGCTGGGGCCCCTGGCCCTGCCGAACCGCATCGTCATAGCCCCCATGTGCCAGTACTCGGCCGAGGAGGGCAGGGCGGGGGACTGGCACCTGATGCACCTGGGCAACCTGGCCCAGTCCGGTGCCGGCCTCCTCATCCTGGAAGCGGCGGCTGTCGAGCCTCGCGGCCGCATCACCCATGCCGACCTTGGCCTCTGGGACGACCAGACCGAGGCGGCCCTGGGCCAGGTGCTGACGTCGGTGCGCCGCTATTCCGACATGCCGCTGGGTATCCAGCTGGCCCATGCCGGCCGCAAGGCCTCCACCCAGCGGCCCTGGGACGGCGGCGCCGCCCTGGCCCCCGATGCCGAGCACGGCTGGCAGACGGTCTCGGCCAGCGAGCTGCCCTTCGCCGAGGGGCAACCGGCACCGTTGAGCCTGGACCAGGCCGGCATCGACGGCATCGTCACCGCCTTTGCCGAGGCGGCCCGCCGCGCCGAGCGTATCGGCCTGGAACTCATCGAGATCCACGCCGCCCACGGCTACCTGCTGCACCAGTTCCTGTCGCCCCTGTCCAATCGGCGTAGTGACCAGTACGGCGGGGATCTTCAGAACCGCATGCGGCTGCTGCTGGCGGTGTTCGACGCCGTACGCGGCGCCGTCTCAGGCAAGGTGGCGGTGGGGGTGCGGATCTCCGCCACCGACTGGGTGGAAGGGGGCTGGGATCTCGAACAAAGCATCGAGCTTGCCAAGGTGCTTGACGAGCGGGGCTGCGACTTCATCCACGTCTCTTCCGGCGGCCTGTCACCAATCCAGCAGATCCCGGTGGGCCCCAACTACCAGGTGCCCCAGGCCCAGGCCATCAAGGCCCAGGTGAAGATGCCGGTGATCGCCGTCGGCCTTATCACAGAGCCGGCGCAGGCCGAGGCCATACTCCAGGAGGGCAGGGCGGACGCCGTGGCCCTGGCCCGCGGCATCCTCTTCGACCCCCGCTGGCCCTGGCACGCGGCGGCGGCCCTGGGGGCCAAGGTCAAGGTGGCGCCCCAGTACCAGCGGGCCGAGCCCCACGGGGCCAGGGGCCTTTTCGACAGCGAATAA
- the leuC gene encoding 3-isopropylmalate dehydratase large subunit — MPQTMFDKIWQRHIVRPAENGHPAVIYIDLHLIHEVTSPQAFSELKRRNLSVRRPDRTLATLDHSTPTSPPDAQGQRFFVSEAAWRQVYKLQENCRRFGITLHGFDSPHRGIVHVMGPELGATQPGMTIVCGDSHTATHGAFGALAFGIGTTEVGHVLATQSLLQHKPKTLRVWVDNRLRPGVSAKDLILHIIGRLGMGGGTGHVIEYAGPGIEALTMEERMTVCNMSIEAGARAGLIAPDETTFAWLKGRSMAPKDFEAACADWRTLRSDEGAVFDKEIHIDAAEVAATISYGTHPGMVIPLGSPVPAPRDEVEAKALDYMQLSAGDALSGRRVDIVFVGSCTNGRLSDMREAAQALEGRKVAKGVRMLVVPGSEDVKRQAEAEGLDKIFQAAGAEWREPGCSMCIAMNGDMAQPGQTVVSTSNRNFAGRQGPGSQTFLASPATAAQAAVRGFVAQPQAMKESA, encoded by the coding sequence ATGCCGCAGACAATGTTCGACAAGATCTGGCAGCGCCACATAGTCAGGCCGGCCGAGAACGGCCACCCGGCGGTGATCTACATCGACCTGCACCTCATCCACGAGGTGACCAGCCCCCAGGCCTTCTCCGAGCTCAAACGCCGTAATCTTTCCGTGCGCCGCCCGGACCGCACCCTGGCCACCCTGGACCACTCCACCCCCACCAGTCCCCCCGACGCCCAGGGCCAGCGCTTCTTCGTCAGCGAGGCGGCCTGGCGCCAGGTCTACAAGCTGCAGGAGAATTGCCGCCGCTTCGGCATCACGTTGCACGGCTTCGACAGCCCCCACCGCGGCATAGTGCACGTCATGGGCCCGGAGCTGGGCGCCACCCAGCCCGGCATGACCATCGTCTGCGGCGACTCCCACACCGCCACCCACGGCGCCTTCGGGGCCCTGGCCTTCGGCATAGGCACCACTGAGGTGGGCCACGTGCTGGCCACCCAGAGCCTGCTGCAGCACAAGCCCAAGACACTGCGGGTCTGGGTGGACAACCGGCTGCGCCCAGGCGTATCCGCCAAGGACTTGATTTTGCACATCATAGGCAGGCTGGGCATGGGCGGCGGCACAGGGCACGTCATCGAATACGCCGGCCCCGGCATAGAGGCCCTGACCATGGAAGAGCGGATGACGGTCTGCAACATGTCCATCGAGGCGGGCGCCCGGGCCGGGCTGATAGCCCCGGACGAGACCACCTTCGCCTGGCTCAAGGGGAGATCCATGGCCCCCAAAGACTTCGAGGCCGCCTGTGCCGACTGGCGCACATTGCGCAGCGACGAGGGCGCCGTCTTTGACAAGGAAATTCACATCGACGCCGCCGAGGTGGCCGCCACCATCAGCTACGGCACCCACCCCGGCATGGTGATCCCATTGGGTTCGCCTGTGCCGGCCCCCCGCGACGAAGTGGAAGCCAAGGCCCTGGACTACATGCAACTGAGCGCCGGCGACGCACTGTCGGGCCGCCGGGTAGACATCGTCTTCGTCGGCTCCTGCACCAACGGCCGCCTGTCTGACATGCGCGAGGCGGCCCAGGCCCTTGAGGGCCGCAAGGTCGCCAAGGGGGTGCGGATGCTGGTGGTGCCGGGCTCGGAGGACGTTAAGCGCCAGGCCGAGGCCGAGGGGCTGGACAAGATCTTCCAGGCCGCCGGCGCCGAATGGCGCGAGCCCGGCTGCTCCATGTGCATCGCCATGAACGGTGACATGGCCCAGCCCGGCCAGACGGTGGTCTCCACCTCCAACCGCAACTTCGCAGGCCGCCAGGGCCCGGGCTCCCAGACCTTCCTGGCCAGCCCCGCCACCGCCGCCCAGGCCGCCGTCCGCGGCTTCGTCGCCCAGCCCCAAGCCATGAAGGAAAGCGCATGA
- a CDS encoding GMC oxidoreductase, whose protein sequence is MKSTRDIFAQKAFDLFRGEEIRPGSGCTTGKGINALARAKADSAYHPCGTCKMGEDALSVVNSQAQVHGVAGLRVVDANIMPSIISGDLNGPTVMLAEPCTDHILGNKLLAPAITPVFDWRHDHPSYKG, encoded by the coding sequence GTGAAGTCCACCCGTGACATTTTCGCCCAAAAAGCGTTTGATTTATTTCGTGGCGAGGAGATCCGACCCGGTTCTGGCTGTACCACGGGCAAGGGCATAAACGCCTTGGCCCGTGCCAAAGCGGACTCCGCCTATCACCCCTGCGGTACCTGCAAGATGGGCGAAGATGCCCTGAGCGTGGTCAACAGCCAGGCTCAAGTCCACGGCGTAGCGGGGTTAAGGGTGGTGGACGCCAACATCATGCCCAGCATCATCTCAGGCGACCTCAACGGCCCGACGGTGATGTTGGCGGAGCCATGCACCGATCATATTTTGGGGAACAAGCTGCTTGCACCTGCCATTACCCCTGTCTTCGATTGGCGTCATGACCACCCGTCTTACAAGGGCTAA
- the msrA gene encoding peptide-methionine (S)-S-oxide reductase MsrA has product MEQITLGGGCFWCLEAVFQRIQGVLEVISGYAGGQVPDPTYSAVCRGDSGHAEVVDIRFDPAVISLDRVLDLFFQAHDPTTLNRQGNDVGPQYRSIILYRDDNQLAAAKAALARVRSRFSMPLVTELAPLDTFYPAELEHQDYYNRHRSQPYCQWVIQPKLGKLQLKAI; this is encoded by the coding sequence ATGGAGCAGATAACCCTGGGGGGCGGTTGTTTTTGGTGCCTGGAAGCGGTCTTCCAGCGGATCCAGGGCGTACTCGAGGTGATCTCCGGCTACGCCGGCGGCCAGGTTCCCGACCCGACTTACAGCGCCGTCTGCCGAGGCGACAGCGGCCATGCCGAGGTGGTGGATATCCGCTTTGACCCGGCCGTCATCAGCCTGGACAGGGTGCTGGATCTCTTCTTCCAGGCCCACGATCCCACCACCCTGAACCGCCAGGGCAACGACGTGGGTCCCCAGTACAGATCCATCATCCTCTACCGTGACGACAACCAACTGGCCGCGGCCAAGGCCGCCCTGGCCAGGGTTCGCAGCCGGTTTTCCATGCCGCTGGTCACTGAGCTGGCACCCCTCGACACCTTTTACCCGGCCGAGTTGGAACACCAAGACTATTACAACAGGCACAGATCCCAGCCTTACTGCCAATGGGTGATCCAACCCAAACTCGGGAAACTGCAACTCAAGGCAATCTGA
- the leuB gene encoding 3-isopropylmalate dehydrogenase has product MKANIVLLPGDGIGPEVTQAAKVALAAIAQRFGHQFEMTEALMGGAAIDATGEPLPAETLAACQGADAVFLGAVGGPKWDKSEKRPEQGLLAIRKALGLYANLRPAVTHPALFDASPIKADRLKDVDIMVVRELTGGIYFGEKQEGVEAAWDRCAYSAEEIDRVLHQAARLAKSRRGKVCMVDKANVLATSRLWRRRTEAVFAEHYPELELEFLLVDAAAMHLLSRPASFDVLVTENLFGDILTDEAAMLVGSLGMLPSASLGDQGPGLFEPCHGSAPDIAGKDKANPFAALLSAAMLLELGLGLADEAQVLRDAVFACLEQGQCTADLGGNLGIQAATEAVIARLL; this is encoded by the coding sequence GTGAAGGCCAATATCGTTCTTTTGCCCGGCGACGGCATAGGCCCGGAAGTGACCCAGGCCGCCAAGGTGGCCTTGGCGGCCATAGCCCAGCGCTTCGGCCACCAATTCGAGATGACTGAAGCCCTGATGGGCGGCGCCGCCATCGACGCCACAGGCGAGCCCCTGCCGGCCGAGACCCTGGCCGCCTGCCAGGGCGCCGACGCCGTTTTCCTCGGCGCCGTCGGCGGCCCCAAGTGGGACAAAAGCGAGAAGCGCCCCGAGCAGGGGCTGCTGGCCATCCGCAAGGCGCTCGGCCTCTACGCCAACCTGAGGCCGGCCGTCACCCACCCGGCGCTCTTCGATGCCAGCCCCATCAAGGCCGACAGGCTAAAGGACGTGGACATCATGGTGGTGCGCGAGCTGACCGGCGGCATCTATTTTGGCGAGAAGCAGGAAGGCGTGGAGGCCGCCTGGGACAGGTGCGCTTATTCGGCCGAGGAGATAGACAGGGTGCTGCACCAGGCCGCGAGGCTGGCCAAGAGCCGGCGCGGCAAGGTATGCATGGTGGACAAGGCCAATGTGCTGGCCACCTCACGGCTCTGGCGGCGGCGTACCGAAGCGGTCTTTGCCGAGCATTACCCGGAGCTGGAGCTCGAATTTTTGCTGGTGGACGCCGCCGCCATGCATCTGCTCAGCCGCCCGGCCAGTTTCGACGTGCTGGTCACCGAGAACCTCTTCGGCGACATCCTCACCGACGAGGCGGCCATGCTGGTGGGCTCATTGGGCATGCTGCCGTCTGCGTCATTAGGCGACCAAGGCCCAGGCCTCTTCGAGCCCTGCCACGGCTCGGCCCCGGATATCGCAGGCAAGGACAAGGCCAATCCCTTCGCCGCCCTGCTCTCCGCCGCCATGCTGCTGGAGCTGGGCCTGGGCCTGGCCGATGAGGCCCAGGTGCTGCGGGACGCCGTCTTCGCCTGCCTGGAGCAGGGCCAATGCACGGCCGACCTCGGCGGCAATCTCGGCATCCAGGCTGCAACAGAAGCAGTGATAGCAAGGCTCCTCTAG